Below is a genomic region from Henckelia pumila isolate YLH828 chromosome 3, ASM3356847v2, whole genome shotgun sequence.
TTTGTCTTCATGTTTGTGTTTATGTTTTTAGAGCATTGAtggcaatgctttagataagtgtGTGTGTTGTGGGGGGGTTACATTCATTGTTTGGagttttgttttgcattcgtaTTGTTGAGTTATATGCATAAGGTTCATTTGCATATCAATTGTCAATTTTTTTAGTGTTTGTTTGGTGTTGCATAAGTAGGATGAagattgttagcctatgatgatgaagttggaaagatgaaatttttgtgaaaatttcatctcttgattggacatgagaaaccatAGGTTGATTACTGAATATTTTAAGTACACATGTTTAActagtgaagtgtagcgatatATTAGATGATGttgatgtctgttggaccattgcacgacaataggtgtttgtggagccTGATAGTGTTTTTGAATCCTAATGATGTTTTTGACATGACATatacgatcttgggcgcacttgttaaaaaaaatttatgaaaattttgtgaaaatgaaATTAACTACATACGGGTTATGAGCAAGaggttgaaatcctaatcatattgttcttgactaagtttgcggataaaatgaggttaagattttgaaaaattttaaaataaaaattccattCAGACTTggaaagtgattgaaattctaatcgctctttcatggctaagtttgcaggTTCAATGGGATTTTAGcttcatccgggctatagatgaggggattgaaattcgaatcatatcttagttatagctaatttgcgggtaattattggggctttaaaaatttcgggtgcaaaatccgaaggtgcgtaattatatctcaagagagttgtatTGTGTTtaaggattgttgggaggaaggGGCTCTTGATGGTGATACTCACACTAAGTGTCATAGGTCGAAGAACAGTCTTAAAACTATCTTTTGAAGCTACatgtagctggaataacatgacacacacgcaCGTATACACTTGACTGGAGGTGTATTGTGGAAATTCAAGAGTATTCATAAGCTTTTTTTTGTAAGTTGgaacttctctgaggctatgatattcatgattcattcttgcttttgtttttattatattgcatattgtttttgcatgacttgctcgagggcgagcaaaggttaagtatgggggagtttgaTATGTCCATATTTTACTATGTATTTGAGTTaaattgtgatgattaggtgtttTTGGAGTGATTAAATTgattttatagttcctaatcattagtttatgatttgatataggaaaatgAAGAATTTGAGCAAGAGAAGAGCCgtaagaatgaattacggagcagcaatggtcaaaaaATTACTTTTGATGCTAGAGATATCTAAATCCGATCCTCACcgttcaaaataaatttcaagatgttttgaagcttctgtccaaattttggCTCGATCCTATGGCTAGAActctagatatgaatgttttaAATTTTCCGCGCGCTGGACAAaatgttgctcgctcgatcggttactttctaccgatcaagcgagaTCTGGGctagaaaaatattatttttggacaaaatgttgctcgctcgagtgTCAAATTttgtccgctcgagcgaggcatcGCACAGACTCAGAAATAGGAATTTTCGGAAATTAAAATCCTTGACTTTTTGGGTTTTATTTCGTAGGTTTTTCaagccatataaatagaagataaacCATCAAATGAGGGGATCGCACGCAGAGATAGAGAGGCGGCTAGGAGGCTTGAACATGGAAGAAACTCTTGGCTgctaggttttatcttctttgttcttagatttaatttctttcttgaatttttctaagttttaatacttggttgaggaagacgaatccTTAAAGTTTAtttatctcgtgagattttgatttttattgtttgattttattgagtatcaagagttgtttggaattaACTGTTATGcttgtatgtttaattattggcttgatcaactaatgatttttcatacaatctatagctaaattagatatcaaatccgtaattgtttgatcgctctaatttgtgaagaaactatgattaataatttctgcttgtgaatttattatttcataGGAACGactgactagattaaatacatccgcttgtgtatgagttgtctagattcatcgatttcactagtttgaatgctaccttgggTTTAAAccttaatcgcttgtatttgggttaattcattggtaagggttaattttgaacgcttgtgtctaattaactaaaaataaGGTGggataggaattaaatttcaatgatgaatattcaatgagaattaattatttttagagaatcgatgatcgagtgaataacttcaagggcgtagtcgaccgatatcaaggcttgttaatttattgatttatcatatttttaatattgcatgctagtgataaaatttattttaaattgctttaaagttttaatagttaatttcaaaactcaaaacccccatttatttatttttagtatttttaagaacacaaataaatttcgcTTTTCTCTTGGAAATGATTtatactctcgctactacatgtttatttagttaatctgagttgggttaatttgggcgctaTACGACTAAGTGCTACCAAATAGTCCAATAGAGTCCTCAGCACCTGATATAATGTACTACTGATGAAATCCGTCATCAGAGAGCAATTTTCACCCCAAGGCCGATTACAATCCAATACTTTGGCTAAATCTTAGCACAAAGATTTCCAATTGTCACTGGTAGACATCCATCTACCTACTAGATCTACGTGTCTAGCAATATCCCACAGGTCAAAAcatatctgctcagagtacacactcgtcaagaaaatccctccaaaaCTGGTTCTCACGGCAGAAACGCAAACTAATATCTCTTGCACATCCAGGCGATATCTAAAACCCATCGATACCAAACTGGGTATCTATCCacaccaaggtcatacctcgtcgtgactatTATCAGATCCCTAGattgagtagccttcccaccgccacctCCCGAAGCGCAAAGGCTTTCGGGCACACCGGCATATGGTCGCGCCTCTTCACGTCtaatcatggtcatagtccacaactctcagAATTAATCGACCTGGTATCTTGatgaaacccatcatcacaaagtCTCAACCTACGAGGTCAGACAGACTACTGTTTTAAGGAAACAACCCAGAACAAAACTCATGTCTACTGAATAATTACCTCATCTCTGACACTACTTAGTATACTGACTAACTAGGCCATCTTAGGAAAACTCCTAAACTAACCACAAGCCGAGAAATTACAGTCGACCTACTCAAAACCCATGAGTACAACAGTTGAACATTAATCAACTAGAACCATGTTAAAATTTAGCAAAAATACTGCAATTATCCACAAAACGTTGGATAAAATATACATGAATCACAgttttcaagttatgtacaatttttttaattacaatcccatgtaatacatacagtattcaaaataaaaatgaaaatgtacaatcaataacttgaaatgatacaacagTTTTaactaaaatattgtttacaacaataCACAGTATCATTGTACTCGTCTTGATATCTTtaagcatgaagcttctaatcgacacatgcATCAATGCTAGCGTACTCCTGTCCAAATCTTGATATATTTCCTCCTGCAAATACTTCCTGAGAAATGGTACGTGCTTGCTAATCAGCTATGTtctgcatcagtgcatgtcagcCGACTTTCTTTGCTCACGATCTAGCATCAGAGTTCTTCTTGCATTCATcacatgcttttgaacatgaagttacCCGTGTTCCTACGGAAAACATCTATACAAGCATACAGGCAGGGTCATGTTCTGTATgaatttaatgaccttacgctcacaaccagtcatgccttagccactcgaggcattccccgGCGAAGTTCTTTACGATGATCTCTCCAACTACGGGTGGAGAATCTCTTCGGACTGAAGCCACATGGGTTATCACACACCATGTGTTCCAATAAGTCCTCAGATGCATTTGAAGTGAAATACTTGATCTTCTCTTATAGTATTCTCTGGCTGGAATCCAGACGATCTTTGACCAGCTATACTATGCATCAATGATGAACTTATCATAGTAGTCAGCCTATCTACCGATATGCTACTACCGGTGTTCTCATCAGTGTTGCATTCTGCATAATAAATTTCTTTATTGCCAATCTCGGCAATGATAAACTTAAATCATTTCGATGATGACGAAAATCTCCTAGCATCCAATGCCAAATCATCATCCGCTTAGGTCTCACTGGTcttacaaggataacccaaagtctcagtaATATATCCCAAAatctcttgcatgcagctctgataccaacaaATATAGGGACCcaacccgaatccactacctaattagaTTTTAGAGCATAAGAAACACTGCCTATGGTCATGAGCAAGCCGTGCCAGCGCATCCACTACCGAATTCCCTTTCCTATAGATATGCGAGAAATGACTGACCTATTTCGCACCAAAACACGCGTCCTCGAAACAATATGGTCCAAATCCCAACTACATCTTCGAGATCAAAGAATCTGAATGGCTATCTAGGAGTCGGTCTCAATCTAAAGGGGAAAATTACTAAGGTCGGAACAGAGAAGGATACCCCTCCAAATCGCCCAAAGCTCTGCACGGACATTGGACCCCACACCGATGAACTCACTGAAAAATGGAAAAACCCGCTCAGAAGAATCTCTAACAACCCCACCCACAGAAGATTCACCTGGGGTCTATCTCGAGCTCCCATCAACATTGAGCTTGAAAAACCCAGGTGGTGGCCTCTGCCAACGGACAATCGCAGTCTTATGAGTCCGTTGAAGGCCAACAGAAATACCCATGGTCCGGGCAGCCTGCAAAGCCCCAATCCAATGGCGGGGCTTGATAGTGGCTGTCGAGTGAGCAAGTCTCAAATAAAACAAGATCTTAAATCTGACTGTCTCCGTAGAATAGGGCAAGTGACGGTGCTTAGAATCTTTGCGTGCAGTCCAAGGAACCAAAGCAAGAAGAACGGAATGAACTCCTTCACATTACCCCCAGGAGACCACTCGAGGTCCCGTTTCCAAGCATTGAGAAACAAACATAAGTCCTCGGTGACGGGGATGCGGACACGAAAGATGGCCCCAAAAAAGTGCCACACAGAACGGGAAATGGGACCATCAATAAAAAGGTGTGTAAATGTCTTTGGCATCTCACAACACTGAAATTTGGACACAAGCGCAAAACCACGCTGCTTGAGCACCATATCCATGGGCAACCACCGATTCAAAAAACGCCACAAGAAGAAGGACATGATGAGCCTCTCGATCTGACCTGCTCCCACACAGATCTCATAAAAAAGGAACCATCGGTGTTGTGGATCCAGATAGCCGCATCCGGCTCATCCACAAAAACAGGAATCTCCACGATCTCCTCCACCACCGAGGGGGCAATGACAGCACAGAGAAGATCAAAATCCCAGGCTCCCTCCAACAGGAAGCTAGAAACTCTCACTCTCCGGTCCCCTCTAACATCACACCTGCTCGACAGAGGGGCGTCACCCAACCAGGTATCATCCCAAAAAGATACCTCCCCATGACCAATCCTCCACCGGATACCAGGCTCCGCACGAGGTCTAATCTGAAGCAAGCGCTGCCAAGTGGGAGAAATGGCTCCACGAGATGGAGCGTAGATAGGGCTCATAGTCCGGCAATACTTCCTCGAAAGGAATCTTGCCCAAAGAGAGGAACCCTGCCTGAATCTAAACCACAGCTTCATAGAGAATCTGTCAACAATGTCTTTGAGCTTGCGAAAGCCCATGCCCCATTCTTTCATCGAGAGGCCGGCGCGAGACCAGCGGGCCCAATGCCACTTCTTCTCCAGGGGTCTAGAGCCCTAAAGAAAAGCATTAAAAATGAGCTCCAACTTCTCCAAGACAGCCAAGGGTGGCTGAATCACTTGATAGAGATATATCGGGATCGAGAGGAGCACACTACTAATCAGGGTCATTATACTCCCAGGAGCCAGGGAGCGAGTCTCCCAACCCTCCAGATTTTTTCGGACCGATTGCAGAAGAGGCTCAAACAAAGAGCACTTGCGGTTCCCACGGAAAAAAGCGGAGCTCCAAGGTATCTCAAGGGCAATTGTCCCTCTGCAAACCCGGTGATGCGCAGGAAACAGGAGCGTTGACGAGCGGTCGAACCTGGAGGGAAGATCATGGCACTCATGGCCACATTCACAAGCTGACCCGAGCAATTCTCGTAATGAGCTAAGAAATCTTTGAGGCACTGTATACCTCGAGATCCCCCATTGGCGAAAATTATGACATTGTCAGCATAGGCCAAATGGGAAATCGGCAAATCACACTCAGTCTGCTACCTCAAATCGGCATTCAGGAGGAACAACCGATCCAGAACTAGGGACAAATACTCTGCCCCAAGAATGAAGAGGAGGGGAGATAACGGGTCTCCCTGTCTCAAGACCCTCGAAGAACCAAAGAAACCAGTGGGGGTACCATTGACATTAACCGAGAACTTGCAAAACGAAATGCAAGCCCTCACCATCCTCACAACCTGCTCAGAGAAACTAAACTTCCGGAGGACATCCAGAAAAAAAATACCATTGGACTCTATCATAGGCCTTAGCCATGTCCAATTTCATAATGACATTTcttaaaatttgaaaagttaTCACATTTTATTTTAAACTATCTTacaactttttaattttttgttagtTAAAAGttactattatttatttaaaacaataaaataagtttaatttaattcttaaatttcttattttacTTAGCTTACATCTTGCTTGTTTTTTCACATATTTGAAGTGATTTTAAAGTTTGAGATTTTTGGCATTTTTGGTAGTTGATAATCTCATTGTTTTTAAACCAACTTTAGTAAATTTTCGATTTttcttaaaatcaaaatttgggtttttttttatcTGGTTTCGTAACTTCTTTAATATATTTcgttatgtttttgttttgttctatGATGTGTTTTATTTCCTTATACCGTCTTAATTTTGAATCTTATTAAATTGTTTGCAAGTTGCGATAGTTTTTTCTAATTCGAAAACTTACTCATCGACTTgaacaaaaaacaaaatcatTTCTACTTGTgcctgaaaaataaaaataaaaatacaataaatgaTTAATTCATTGAATAAATGATTACATATTacttttttattgttattattttgctAGCTAATATATAGAATGAAACATCTCTGCAAATTGAGATCGTGATTTTCGCTTAGCATGTTTTTATtggttataaataaaaaaacaattataaaaataaaaaaacaacaaacTCTGATATGCGCAAGGATAAATTTTGATATTAATCGATAATATCTTTTAAAGAATATTTGGCTTTACTCTTTtaggaaaaaaataatattaattttagataatatatatatttattttttaaaaattatatatgagttattgaaagttatacaaatatataataattattttcatCGTTTTGTATGCAAACGTGGAACCATGAACATCAAGTCCAGGATCCGCCCCTGCTCTTTCTCGAGATCCGAGTCtcctatttttctttttctaagCAACCGATCAGCAACCATGATGgtggagagagagagagagagaaagtcTAAGCAAGGGTTTCTGATGGAAGGGCTAGCGACAGAGAGTGGCGGCGCACTAGTGTGCAAGGGTTTCCGGTTTAGATTTTCCATCACATTATTCTTTGTGTCGAAGAAGAAAAGgggcaaaaaaaaatttattttattttaaatttggtGCAAAcgtttttttctaaaaattaaaaatcacatgGGCGCCAACTAATGTGCAGGTAACTAACTTGACATTTATGAAGCTAACCAAACTTGGGTCTATACTCTATTCTTCTCTTACTTTAAATCATAAGCACGaccaaaataataattatattatcaaTAAAGTTGTCAAAGGGAGCCTTAATCTATAGTCTATCTACACTAGGTTTCTAATTAATGGGCAACTTTTATGGGATATTGGGAACTCAAAccattataataaatataataccTATGTTTTGACCAAATTATTTAGGGGACTTTAGGTTTGAATCCAAAGTACCGTTGATTGTTCTCatttgttaaaaataaattcCATATGGAAGAAATAAACAAGACCTATacatatcatttttattttattctctaAAATTTATTTTCGCACTTCTCAATATCTTATTCTTCTCAAAAAGTCTTTATTAtatcatattatattataataagccatatatattttaattatttttttatatggcATATTTGTTTCTTTATATATTTTGgagaaaaaatttgttttttgaaCAAACCACCAAAATATAGGatataaaaccaaaatttttaGGAATATTTCCATTCTGCATCAAGTGTTTTTCACTCAATTAATACAACGGATACTTACGAACGAAAACCATGTCCCTTCATAAGATGAAAAGCCCACCACACATTTGTGGTATGGGTTTGATCCAATACGGTGAGTAGAGCCGTTAATTTAAGTTagatccgttggattgatccgTCCCGCCAAAATTTTAACCCAATTAAAGGTGAACTTAGATGGACTAATCCGCCTAGGCCCGCAACCCGCGCAAGTTGGTCTGTTACTGGCCtagaaaattattattttatttttatttttattatcatatatgtttttttaatgaaaattatgatttttttattaattattttacataaaatttacacgtatgaaatcaataattaaaatttttattaatgtaTTTCTACTAATATTCATTTATGAaatgaattttattaattaataatttttatttatttttatttgtagcgAGCCGTACAACCTAACTCGCAATCCAACTTGAATTAGGTTGAGGATTTCTAGCCCGTCGAAATGGCGGGCCGAACAACCCTTGACTCGTCAAAAGGTAGGTTTTTGGTTAGTTGGCTTGTCCCGCCATGAGTTGGCCCGATAGCTCTAATGGCGAGTAATTTTGGGAAATCTAAGACATGCATATCTTCCACTTTTTTGCTTTCCGGTTTTGGTTCCCTTTTTTCATCCTTTTTTGTGCTCTTTTTTCAAATCAACCTTTTATATTAGAATTTCAGAATTTAGAACAATATGCAGTATTCAGCATTACTATTGCCTTCAGTTTTTACCGAATTCATTCCTATCTTTAAAATTACATTGTCCAAAATATCCTTCTGATGTTTCGAGTTCCCGACATAGCAAAATGAAATTTAACTTTCAATTTTTCCCCAAATTCTCACCGACATTTTCCGGGATTTTgccaaaaaaaggaaaaaagaaaaaaaaatatttcatttattgTTCGAACCATGGCTGGGTCTAATCCCTAataactccctaaatcaaaTATAGTGCCGCTCACTCTTTTGGTCCATTTGGAAAGTGGAAATATACAAGCAGGATGCGAAATGAGGACTCCATAATTTCTTATTTCATTAATACAACAGTAAAAAATGTTGGAAGTCATCTGTAACACTAAAAACTAATACAACAGCTACTCTTGACaccaaaaatacaataaaaactCAAAGATTTCTCAGTTACATAAGATAACAGCATCCTCAACCAGGGCAAAAATAGGGAAAAAAATGTGCTTTTAGACGCTATATGTTCAAAAAATCTAGTTGTGTAGTATTGTATAAGTATCCAAGAAAGTATGGGAAACTAACTGATGACGTATTAAGGGGattaaattcaaatccaatcaaatTGCAGAAAGACTTGCCCATTTTCCGAGTTCATAAGGGTCAGCGTAATAATACAACTTAATTTTGTTTGTCAGTGACAAACCTGTAGGCCATGGATGAGCCCCAAATTCTGAGTCATCTTGTTCTGATGGGTCATCTGAGAATCCAGCAATGTCTCCAAGAAGTCGAAATTTAATGCGACGAGTGCTGATCTGCTGAGGGAAATCAAAGTACATGGGCGTACCGGCCTTCACTTCTGGTAGACGATACTCAGCGATGGAGACCATGTTGTGGTGTTCCTGCGAATTTAGatataaaaaacaaacaaatatttaagatttaaatatgaatgagtatattaacttaaatctgaatGAGTATATTAACGATTTATTTTTTCTACCTAATGATACCATCCCAATAAACACTTATTTCCCTTCATTGATTCAAATTCACCAGCCATCAGGACCTTGCGACAAAGTGCATGCAAAATCCTTAATATAAGGAGGCATAGAGAGTAGTTGTTTTGATACCAAGGTCTACATTGTAATCAATGCACAATCTTCATTGGGTTTATCGGGTGCTAGTTCAAGATTTTTGCTTTTCAGCATAACGATGCATTGAATCAACTAGCAAACAGAGCATGGCATTTTAAATGTTTGGATTGAGCTAATTTTAAGCAGCTTACTTGAGCAGTAAAACAACATTAAGGCATCAACTATTTCTGGCTGTTGTCAAGGTAAGCCATGTTGTTTGGAAAATGCAAGGACATAGTTCATTGTAAAAGAGACTAAATAGTGCCACGTGATTAATGGAGAATAACTATAGAATAACCAAAAAATGAAAGATCAAAATGCCATTATTTTACATTTTTCTTCCATTTCATGCATTACAAACTTTCGCAATAATATGAGTGGCcataatgttttatttttagCATAAACTTTTGGAACAAGTACCAAAAAATGCAACATTATTACTAATTTATATTAACTTCAGCATTGAGGATGTCTTCTATGTTATTGGATTAAGATGCTAAATCAAAACAAGGGATTTGCAATACCTGAAGAGCGAACACTTGAATATACAGGACAGCAGGAGATATGAGCCTTTCATCTAAAAGACACTCGATAGAATCCCCTGCATTCACATCTATGGAAGGTGAGTGGGAAATTCGGTGCTTTATGGCACCAAAGCCGTCCAGTCGAAATCCAGCCAGCATTGGCGAAGCGGGCGATAGAAATTGTTCCAAAACAAGATCATTGTCAATTAACCTTTCAACCTCAATTGGCACCTGAAGAGTGAGAAAAAATTAGATCATTAACCGTAGCCAGTGTTGAATAATAACTTGTTTGTAAGCTCTTACCCTGAATCTGTTCAACTGAGGAACTCTCTCCAGCCAGTTCCTCACATTTACTTGGTCAGAATCCAGTGGGGATGCCACATTTTCATTTCTCACTGTTCTCccaacaattaaaaattttttagcATGAATGCACCGATCATTTTCCCCTTGTCCACCAAAAGAAGCACGTCTACCAAGTTGTGAAAAGGGATTTTCATCAAAGGACAAAAGATTAAAGTCTCTATCTAAGATAGCAGAATTTGAACCAAGTCTCTGAAGACGCAAAGTTATCCAAATAATACGGCATCGAACAGGATTCTTGAAGGAAAATTTTACGTGTCTGGGAACTTTATCATCTTCAGCTAATTTCTCTGGCCCACAAAGTTCAGCTGAAGATGTTATCAGGGACCGCAAATCCCATTTCCCAGTGCATTTTCTTTCTTCAAGGTCTACTTTATGGCCAGCCCAGATTTGCACCTGCGGATACATCAGACACATGCAAATCAAATGATAACTTTACTAGAATATAAACTGACTTTGAAATCAGGTATTTAgttttcagatctcgtccttgACAGAAGGATCTGATAATAATCTGAAGA
It encodes:
- the LOC140890117 gene encoding uncharacterized protein, whose translation is MVRACISFCKFSVNVNGTPTGFFGSSRVLRQGDPLSPLLFILGAEYLSLVLDRLFLLNADLRFDRSSTLLFPAHHRVCRGTIALEIPWSSAFFRGNRKCSLFEPLLQSVRKNLEGWETRSLAPGSIMTLISSVLLSIPIYLYQVIQPPLAVLEKLELIFNAFL